The proteins below are encoded in one region of Arthrobacter sp. CJ23:
- a CDS encoding PrsW family intramembrane metalloprotease has product MTMNQPGHHGGPRPYPRPYLEPGANPTWMGRVDPRNYQPAPGNPAPLPQPAWPAPEAARRRFPASTTLPLLVAGGVLAFLSLLLVVPFLLGSTGVAGFVIGFIASLFPLSAVLLTVFLIDRWEPEPKRLLWFAFSWGAAVSIAGTLLIQPLFVLAAPTADKAEFQYFMATVEAPIVEEFTKSLGLLLLLLGARKYFDGPVDGVVFAFTVAGGFAFTENILYFGREIAESSDPGTDLVRIFILRGVMSPFAHALFTGTTGLIMGFAARRWHPGYSVLAFFIGLLPAMFLHNRWNSMGEGFLVEYFVVQVPIFLMAALGIVFLRLAEGKLTRQRLLEYARAGWFTPAEVDMLATVRGRKAAIRWAASSGRAAQMRAFIKAATALACTRQRILSGRDVPIHQHDELRQLVDVPQLRAAVLA; this is encoded by the coding sequence ATGACGATGAACCAACCCGGGCATCACGGCGGTCCGCGGCCCTATCCCCGCCCCTACCTGGAGCCCGGCGCGAATCCCACGTGGATGGGCCGCGTGGATCCTCGGAACTACCAGCCGGCACCCGGCAACCCGGCGCCCCTCCCCCAGCCCGCTTGGCCGGCTCCGGAGGCCGCGCGGCGGCGCTTCCCGGCGTCGACCACCCTGCCCCTGCTGGTGGCAGGCGGCGTACTCGCCTTTCTCAGCCTGCTGCTGGTGGTTCCCTTCCTGCTGGGCAGCACGGGCGTGGCGGGCTTCGTGATCGGCTTCATCGCTTCCCTGTTCCCCCTGTCCGCCGTGCTGCTGACCGTGTTCCTCATTGACCGCTGGGAGCCCGAACCCAAGCGGCTGCTCTGGTTCGCCTTCAGCTGGGGTGCCGCCGTCTCCATCGCCGGAACACTGCTGATCCAACCGCTCTTCGTACTGGCTGCACCCACCGCGGACAAGGCGGAGTTCCAGTACTTCATGGCCACCGTGGAGGCACCGATCGTGGAGGAATTCACCAAGTCCCTGGGCCTGCTGCTCCTGCTGCTGGGGGCCAGGAAGTACTTCGACGGTCCCGTGGACGGCGTGGTCTTCGCCTTCACGGTTGCCGGCGGCTTCGCGTTCACGGAGAACATCCTCTATTTCGGCCGGGAAATTGCCGAATCCAGCGATCCCGGCACGGACCTCGTCCGGATCTTCATCCTGCGCGGCGTCATGTCGCCGTTCGCGCACGCGCTGTTCACGGGCACCACCGGGCTCATCATGGGGTTTGCGGCGCGGCGCTGGCACCCGGGCTATTCGGTGCTGGCCTTCTTCATCGGCCTGCTTCCCGCCATGTTCCTGCACAACCGCTGGAACAGCATGGGTGAGGGCTTCCTGGTGGAGTACTTCGTGGTGCAGGTCCCGATCTTCCTGATGGCGGCACTGGGCATCGTGTTCCTGCGCCTCGCGGAAGGCAAGCTCACCCGGCAGCGGCTGCTGGAGTATGCACGGGCGGGCTGGTTCACGCCCGCCGAGGTTGACATGCTGGCCACCGTCCGGGGCCGCAAGGCCGCCATCCGCTGGGCCGCATCGAGCGGCCGTGCCGCCCAGATGCGCGCCTTCATCAAGGCCGCCACGGCCCTGGCCTGTACCCGGCAGCGGATCCTGAGCGGGCGGGACGTGCCCATCCACCAGCATGATGAGCTCCGCCAGCTGGTGGATGTCCCGCAGTTGCGGGCCGCCGTCCTCGCCTGA
- the nusB gene encoding transcription antitermination factor NusB, with protein sequence MSARGKARSRALEVLFEAEQRSVSAFDALKARREVTDLVINPYTVEIVEGVVSMQPTIDEFLETYAQGWTLERMPSVDRIILRIGTWELLYNDEVPDGVAVSEAVALAKVMSTDESPAFINGLLGRLQKLKPSLLA encoded by the coding sequence GTGAGTGCCCGCGGTAAGGCCCGTAGCAGGGCCCTTGAAGTTCTCTTCGAGGCGGAGCAGCGCTCCGTCTCGGCTTTCGATGCGCTCAAGGCGCGTCGGGAGGTGACGGATCTGGTGATCAATCCCTATACAGTGGAAATCGTTGAGGGCGTTGTTTCCATGCAGCCCACCATCGACGAATTCCTCGAGACCTATGCCCAGGGCTGGACCCTGGAACGGATGCCGTCCGTTGACCGGATCATCCTGCGCATCGGCACCTGGGAACTTCTCTACAATGACGAGGTTCCGGACGGCGTTGCCGTCAGCGAAGCGGTGGCACTCGCCAAGGTGATGTCCACGGACGAGTCGCCCGCCTTCATCAACGGCCTCCTCGGCCGGCTGCAGAAGCTCAAGCCGTCCCTGCTCGCCTAG
- the efp gene encoding elongation factor P gives MATTNDIKNGTVLKLEGQLWNIIEFQHVKPGKGGAFVRTKMRNVMSGKVVDKTFNAGLKIETATVDRRDYQYLYQDGEDFVFMDTQDYDQIHVSGATVGDATNFMLENQMVNIAIHEGTPLYIELPASVVLEITYTEPGLQGDRSSAGTKPATVETGYEIQVPLFVEQGTKVKVDTRDGSYLGRVND, from the coding sequence GTGGCAACCACAAACGACATCAAGAATGGAACCGTCCTTAAGCTTGAGGGCCAGCTCTGGAACATCATCGAGTTCCAGCACGTCAAGCCTGGCAAGGGCGGTGCCTTCGTTCGCACCAAAATGCGCAACGTCATGTCCGGCAAGGTAGTCGACAAGACCTTCAATGCCGGCCTCAAGATCGAGACCGCCACGGTTGACCGCCGCGACTACCAGTACCTGTACCAGGACGGCGAAGACTTCGTCTTCATGGACACCCAGGACTACGACCAGATCCACGTTTCTGGCGCAACGGTAGGCGATGCCACCAACTTCATGCTCGAGAACCAGATGGTCAACATCGCCATCCACGAGGGCACCCCGCTCTACATCGAACTGCCTGCAAGCGTCGTTCTCGAAATCACCTACACGGAGCCGGGCCTGCAGGGCGACCGCTCCTCGGCCGGCACCAAGCCTGCCACCGTTGAAACCGGCTACGAGATCCAGGTTCCGCTGTTCGTTGAGCAGGGCACCAAGGTCAAGGTCGACACCCGCGACGGCAGCTACCTGGGCCGGGTCAACGACTAG
- a CDS encoding lipopolysaccharide assembly protein LapB produces the protein MTATCNESISDWPTAGFPGVRMNPDTLLPVVVDEDVLEAALADSVDPADRIMALLLEGQAKEAAELLAEARYKDPESFRLRIFEAEVHRATNRFDRATQLLRHLISEVQGTQREAIVHQYLGRAYFVSGNAGAAAESFTKALDLRVAFAADASLIYSSAVALQRARNVLELAS, from the coding sequence ATGACCGCCACGTGCAACGAGTCCATCAGCGACTGGCCCACCGCCGGCTTCCCCGGCGTGCGGATGAACCCGGACACCCTGCTGCCTGTTGTGGTTGACGAAGACGTGCTGGAAGCCGCCCTGGCCGATTCCGTGGACCCGGCGGACCGCATCATGGCCCTGCTCCTGGAAGGCCAGGCCAAGGAAGCCGCGGAACTGCTGGCCGAGGCACGGTACAAGGACCCCGAATCCTTCAGGCTGCGGATCTTCGAAGCCGAAGTGCACCGGGCAACCAACCGCTTCGACCGCGCCACGCAACTGCTCCGGCACCTCATCAGCGAAGTGCAGGGAACGCAGCGTGAAGCGATCGTGCACCAGTACCTGGGCCGGGCCTACTTTGTCAGCGGCAACGCCGGGGCGGCGGCCGAGTCGTTCACCAAGGCACTGGACCTTCGCGTGGCTTTCGCCGCCGACGCCTCGCTCATCTATTCCTCTGCGGTGGCCCTGCAGCGCGCCCGGAACGTGCTCGAACTCGCCTCCTGA
- the aroB gene encoding 3-dehydroquinate synthase: MSNEATVIKVTGQSANENYDVVVGNGLLGSLPAALGERVRRVLVIHPRALRLTGDTVRDELEAAGFTALTAEIPDAEEGKHIQVAAFCWQVLGQNDFTRSDAIVAVGGGAVTDLAGFVAATWLRGVKVVHMPTSLLGMVDASVGGKTGINTAEGKNLVGSFHPPAAVLADLDTLQTLPKNELISGMAEVIKCGFIADPAILDLVEQTPDAVTDPGSAVVRELIERAIAVKAKVVSEDLKESGLREILNYGHTLGHAIELVERYSWRHGAAVSVGMMFAAELSRSVGRLSDADADRHRTILEGLGLPVTYRRDRWQGLLDGMRRDKKSRGDLLRFVVLDGVAKPGILDVPDTSLLFAAYQEIAS, translated from the coding sequence GTGAGCAACGAAGCAACCGTCATCAAAGTGACCGGCCAGTCCGCCAACGAGAACTACGACGTCGTGGTGGGCAACGGCCTGCTCGGCAGCCTTCCGGCCGCACTGGGAGAGCGCGTGCGCCGTGTGCTGGTCATCCACCCCCGCGCCCTGCGCCTGACAGGCGACACCGTCCGCGACGAGCTCGAAGCGGCCGGCTTCACGGCGCTGACCGCGGAAATCCCGGACGCCGAGGAAGGCAAGCACATCCAGGTGGCGGCCTTCTGCTGGCAGGTCCTGGGACAGAACGACTTCACCCGTTCCGATGCGATCGTGGCAGTGGGCGGCGGCGCCGTCACCGACCTCGCCGGCTTCGTCGCGGCGACGTGGCTGCGTGGCGTCAAGGTCGTCCACATGCCCACCAGCCTTCTCGGCATGGTGGACGCATCCGTGGGCGGCAAGACCGGCATCAACACGGCGGAAGGCAAGAACCTGGTGGGTTCCTTCCACCCGCCCGCGGCCGTGCTCGCGGACCTGGACACCCTGCAGACCCTGCCGAAGAACGAACTGATTTCCGGCATGGCCGAAGTCATCAAATGCGGCTTCATCGCCGACCCGGCCATCCTTGACCTGGTGGAACAGACCCCGGACGCCGTCACGGACCCGGGCTCCGCCGTCGTGCGTGAACTGATCGAACGCGCCATTGCCGTCAAGGCAAAGGTGGTTTCCGAGGACCTCAAGGAATCCGGCCTGCGCGAGATCCTCAACTACGGCCACACCCTCGGCCACGCCATCGAACTGGTGGAGCGCTACTCCTGGCGCCACGGCGCTGCCGTGTCCGTCGGCATGATGTTCGCGGCCGAACTGTCCCGCAGCGTGGGGCGCCTTTCCGACGCCGACGCCGACAGGCACCGCACCATCCTCGAAGGCCTCGGCCTTCCCGTCACCTACCGGCGCGACCGCTGGCAGGGCCTGCTGGACGGCATGCGGCGCGACAAGAAGTCGCGCGGCGACCTGCTGCGCTTCGTGGTGCTCGACGGCGTCGCGAAGCCCGGAATCCTCGACGTTCCGGACACCTCGCTCCTGTTCGCGGCCTACCAGGAGATCGCATCATGA
- a CDS encoding shikimate kinase → MAVGKSAIGQQLSQQLGVPFVDTDAVIVEGHGSIADIFAGRGEHAFREIEARTVARAIETGKSNGSVISLGGGAVLDSGTQQLLGECTVVYLECDASTVAERIARNTGRPLLAGDAMARWEALFAARRPVYERLAHIIVDVRSGTVAEIGLHLEERLLQHAALTKEVEK, encoded by the coding sequence ATGGCGGTCGGCAAGTCGGCCATCGGCCAGCAGCTCTCCCAGCAGCTGGGGGTGCCGTTCGTGGACACGGATGCCGTGATCGTGGAAGGCCACGGCAGCATCGCCGACATCTTCGCGGGACGCGGCGAGCACGCCTTCCGCGAGATCGAGGCCCGCACTGTTGCCCGAGCCATCGAGACCGGCAAAAGCAACGGCTCGGTGATTTCCCTCGGCGGCGGGGCCGTCCTTGACTCGGGTACGCAGCAGCTCCTAGGAGAGTGCACCGTGGTGTACCTCGAATGCGACGCCTCAACCGTCGCCGAGCGCATCGCCCGTAATACAGGCCGCCCGTTGCTCGCCGGCGATGCCATGGCACGCTGGGAAGCGCTGTTCGCGGCCCGTCGTCCCGTGTATGAGCGCCTGGCACACATCATTGTCGACGTCCGGTCCGGAACCGTGGCGGAAATTGGCCTCCACTTGGAGGAAAGGCTGCTCCAGCATGCGGCCTTGACGAAGGAAGTTGAAAAGTGA
- the aroC gene encoding chorismate synthase: protein MLRWLTAGESHGPALIGIIEGVPAGVELTSGQIRDALARRRLGYGRGARMKFEQDEVTVMGGVRHGLTQGGPVAIQVGNTEWPKWEQIMSADPVDPELLADQARNAPLTRPRPGHADFTGMQKYGFDEARPVLERASARETATRVALGTVASQFLKQLGIELVSHTVSIASVAVPEGRPLPIPSDVLALDADPLRCFDRETSDAMVAEVDAAHKEGETLGGVVEVLAYGLPPGLGSYVHWDRRLDSRLAAALMGIQAIKGVEVGDGFLTAARRGSAAHDEILRDETGRIVRKTNRAGGIEGGMSIGEVLRVRAAMKPIATVPRALRTIDISTGEAAKAHHQRSDVCAVPAAGVVAEAMVALVLAEAVAEKFGGDSVAETSRNLQSYLASIPAALDSVGH, encoded by the coding sequence ATGTTGCGTTGGTTGACTGCCGGTGAATCCCATGGTCCGGCTCTGATCGGAATTATTGAAGGCGTCCCTGCCGGTGTGGAACTCACCAGCGGGCAGATCCGTGATGCCCTGGCGCGTCGCCGCCTCGGCTATGGCCGTGGTGCCCGGATGAAGTTCGAGCAGGACGAAGTCACCGTCATGGGCGGTGTCCGCCACGGCTTGACCCAAGGTGGCCCCGTTGCCATCCAGGTGGGCAACACCGAATGGCCCAAGTGGGAGCAGATCATGTCTGCCGACCCCGTGGATCCCGAACTCCTCGCCGATCAGGCCCGCAACGCCCCGCTGACGCGTCCGCGCCCCGGCCACGCGGACTTCACCGGCATGCAGAAGTACGGCTTCGACGAAGCCCGTCCGGTCCTGGAACGGGCCAGCGCCCGCGAAACGGCCACCCGCGTGGCCCTGGGCACCGTTGCTTCGCAGTTCCTCAAGCAGCTGGGCATTGAACTCGTCAGCCACACCGTCTCCATCGCCAGCGTTGCAGTCCCCGAAGGCCGGCCGCTGCCGATTCCCTCGGACGTGCTGGCCCTCGACGCCGATCCCTTGCGCTGCTTTGACCGCGAAACCTCGGACGCCATGGTGGCCGAGGTGGACGCGGCCCACAAGGAAGGCGAAACCCTGGGCGGCGTGGTGGAGGTCCTTGCCTACGGTCTCCCGCCAGGACTCGGCAGCTACGTGCACTGGGACCGCCGCCTCGACTCCCGCCTCGCCGCCGCCCTCATGGGCATCCAGGCCATCAAGGGCGTGGAGGTCGGCGACGGCTTCCTGACCGCTGCCCGCCGCGGTTCGGCCGCCCACGACGAGATCCTCAGGGACGAGACCGGCAGGATCGTCCGCAAGACCAACCGCGCCGGCGGCATCGAAGGCGGCATGAGCATCGGCGAGGTCCTGCGGGTCCGCGCCGCCATGAAGCCCATCGCCACGGTGCCCCGCGCCCTGCGCACCATCGACATCAGCACCGGTGAGGCAGCCAAGGCGCACCACCAGCGTTCGGACGTCTGTGCCGTGCCGGCTGCCGGCGTGGTGGCCGAAGCCATGGTGGCACTTGTCCTGGCCGAAGCCGTGGCCGAGAAGTTCGGCGGCGACTCCGTGGCCGAGACCTCCCGCAACCTGCAGAGCTACCTGGCCAGCATCCCGGCAGCCCTGGACTCGGTCGGCCACTAG